One Desulfovibrio fairfieldensis genomic window carries:
- a CDS encoding aspartate kinase codes for MKILVQKFGGTSVATLECMKQVREKVQDGLKRGSKVVAVLSARSGDTNKLLALADEWSPAPDKAECDVLVSTGEQVSISLFTMLLKDAGIRARSLLGGQIPVTTDDDFGRARILAIDSKTLRNYLDQYDVLVVAGFQGCTQDGRITTLGRGGSDTSAVALAASLDSAECEIYTDVDGVYTTDPNICSTARKMDRVAYEEMLEMASMGAKVLHIRSVEFAKKYKVPVRVRSTFSDDPGTLVTQEDSSMEAVLVSGIAYDKDQARVTLRDLPDVPGMAAAVFGPLSEKGVLVDMIVQNTSQDGHTDMTFTISRKDLPQTLELMTEVARKTGASEVLHDVSVAKVSAIGVGMRNHSGVAARAFAALTQEGINILMISTSEIKITILIQEKYVELAVRILHDTFGLDWDIGC; via the coding sequence ATGAAAATTCTCGTACAGAAATTCGGCGGCACTTCCGTGGCTACTCTGGAGTGCATGAAACAGGTGCGTGAAAAGGTGCAGGACGGCCTCAAGCGCGGCAGCAAGGTCGTCGCCGTGCTTTCGGCGCGCTCCGGGGACACCAATAAACTGCTGGCCCTGGCCGATGAGTGGTCGCCCGCGCCGGACAAGGCGGAATGCGATGTGCTGGTTTCCACCGGCGAGCAGGTTTCCATCAGCCTTTTCACCATGCTGCTCAAAGATGCCGGAATCCGCGCCCGTTCATTGCTGGGCGGGCAGATTCCCGTCACCACGGACGACGATTTCGGCCGTGCGCGCATTCTCGCCATTGACAGCAAGACCCTGCGCAACTACCTCGACCAGTACGATGTGCTGGTGGTGGCCGGTTTCCAGGGCTGCACCCAGGACGGGCGCATTACCACCCTCGGCCGCGGCGGTTCGGACACCTCGGCCGTGGCTCTGGCAGCCTCTCTGGATTCGGCGGAATGTGAAATCTATACGGATGTGGACGGCGTTTACACCACGGACCCCAACATCTGCTCCACTGCCCGCAAAATGGACCGCGTGGCCTATGAGGAAATGCTGGAAATGGCCAGTATGGGGGCCAAGGTTCTGCATATCCGTTCCGTGGAATTTGCCAAGAAATACAAAGTCCCTGTACGCGTGCGTTCCACATTCAGTGATGATCCCGGCACTCTTGTCACCCAGGAGGACTCCAGCATGGAAGCTGTGCTTGTTTCCGGCATTGCCTATGACAAAGACCAGGCCCGCGTGACCCTGCGCGATCTTCCCGACGTGCCGGGAATGGCTGCGGCGGTATTCGGCCCGCTCTCTGAAAAAGGCGTTCTGGTGGATATGATCGTCCAGAATACCAGCCAGGACGGCCATACCGACATGACCTTCACCATCTCCCGCAAGGACCTGCCGCAGACCCTGGAGCTGATGACCGAAGTGGCCCGGAAGACCGGAGCCTCAGAAGTGCTGCACGACGTGAGCGTGGCCAAGGTTTCGGCCATCGGCGTGGGCATGCGCAATCATTCCGGTGTGGCGGCGCGGGCTTTCGCGGCCCTGACCCAGGAAGGCATCAATATCCTGATGATCAGCACCTCGGAAATCAAGATTACCATCCTTATCCAGGAAAAATATGTTGAATTGGCCGTGCGTATTCTGCACGACACCTTCGGGCTGGACTGGGACATCGGCTGTTAG
- the tsaE gene encoding tRNA (adenosine(37)-N6)-threonylcarbamoyltransferase complex ATPase subunit type 1 TsaE — MAGIRLDNLEETRRLGRWLADHLPGSGVRALLLRGPLGSGKTTLTSALVQALPGGDKAETASPSFTLCNHYPTTPAVLHCDLYRSVGGLPDEILDGLEDPAVLTVVEWAEYLSPADLPEEILDISLKACEKSRLLTLQAHGSSAAKLLCDLCAQWPEGDG, encoded by the coding sequence GTGGCCGGAATAAGACTGGACAATCTTGAAGAGACGCGCCGTCTGGGGCGCTGGCTGGCCGATCATCTGCCGGGCTCCGGCGTGCGGGCGCTGCTGCTGCGCGGTCCGCTGGGCAGCGGCAAAACCACTCTGACCAGCGCGCTGGTCCAGGCTTTGCCCGGCGGCGACAAAGCGGAAACAGCCAGCCCTTCCTTCACACTCTGTAATCACTACCCCACCACACCGGCAGTACTGCACTGCGATCTGTACCGCAGTGTCGGCGGCCTGCCCGATGAAATTCTGGACGGTCTGGAAGATCCCGCCGTCCTGACCGTGGTGGAATGGGCCGAATACCTTTCTCCGGCGGATCTGCCGGAAGAAATTCTGGACATCTCGCTGAAGGCATGCGAAAAAAGTCGCCTGTTGACGCTGCAAGCCCACGGTTCCAGCGCTGCGAAGCTTTTGTGCGACCTGTGCGCGCAGTGGCCGGAGGGCGACGGATGA
- a CDS encoding bifunctional ADP-dependent NAD(P)H-hydrate dehydratase/NAD(P)H-hydrate epimerase, with amino-acid sequence MRSLREFPNALPPLPFPEEMRAWDAAAIRLGLPEVMLMENAARAAFDVLRAYCPKLSGQTVWLFMGSGNNGGDAACLARHLLDAGARPQVLHAKALGAYKGVTAKHIRIARAAGVPFSSLGRHDWHDRHEAPAIMVDGLLGTGFSGELRPALREVIERINRLAPSCFVLALDIPSGLNGVSGRPSPVAVQATATVSFAAAKPGLVLPWARPWTGRLHVRAIGIPAVVRATSPCSAYLLDGHCLNALPALPENSYKNSFGHVLVLGGAPGLSGAAHLAARAALRAGAGLVTAAAPAASLPEIKSGWPEIMTLALTEPGERQWPGTLPEEFRELCARCTALVVGPGMGRGEDAARFLAALLDMPRRPPTVFDADALILLGRRPDLLERITSRDILTPHPGEAAALLACDTAVVQADRPAALSTLRTRCAGVIVLKGAGTLVGQADAPLLISPYDVPQLAMGGSGDVLAGCLGGLLALGDASARPSLCTAGLGVALHALAGRACAAFWPERGNRASELADTLPRVRARFAHGNPDKAEREVLPWPE; translated from the coding sequence ATGCGCAGTCTTCGCGAATTTCCGAACGCTCTGCCCCCCTTGCCGTTTCCCGAGGAAATGCGGGCCTGGGACGCGGCGGCGATACGGCTGGGCCTGCCGGAAGTCATGCTGATGGAAAATGCGGCCCGGGCGGCCTTTGACGTGCTGCGCGCCTATTGCCCGAAACTTTCCGGGCAGACGGTCTGGCTGTTCATGGGCAGCGGCAACAACGGCGGCGACGCCGCCTGCCTGGCCCGCCATCTGCTGGATGCCGGAGCGCGGCCGCAGGTACTGCACGCCAAGGCCCTGGGCGCTTACAAAGGCGTTACCGCCAAACACATCCGTATAGCCAGGGCCGCCGGGGTGCCGTTCTCTTCGCTGGGCCGTCACGATTGGCACGACCGGCATGAGGCTCCGGCCATCATGGTGGACGGCCTACTGGGCACCGGCTTCAGCGGTGAGTTGAGGCCCGCCCTGCGGGAGGTTATTGAACGCATCAACCGGCTTGCGCCCTCCTGCTTTGTGCTGGCCTTGGATATTCCCTCCGGGCTTAACGGCGTGAGCGGGCGGCCTTCGCCCGTAGCGGTCCAGGCCACGGCCACGGTCAGCTTCGCGGCGGCCAAGCCCGGTTTGGTTCTGCCTTGGGCGCGTCCCTGGACCGGCCGCCTGCATGTCCGCGCCATCGGCATTCCGGCTGTGGTGCGCGCCACGAGCCCCTGTAGCGCATATCTCCTGGACGGGCATTGCCTGAACGCCCTGCCCGCGCTGCCGGAAAACAGCTATAAAAACAGTTTCGGCCATGTGCTGGTGCTGGGCGGAGCGCCGGGACTCAGCGGCGCGGCTCACCTGGCTGCGCGGGCCGCCTTGCGCGCGGGTGCCGGTCTGGTGACGGCGGCGGCCCCTGCCGCATCGCTGCCGGAGATCAAAAGCGGCTGGCCGGAAATCATGACTCTGGCCTTGACCGAACCCGGCGAGCGCCAATGGCCCGGCACGCTGCCCGAAGAGTTCAGGGAACTCTGCGCGCGTTGTACGGCCCTGGTCGTGGGCCCCGGCATGGGGCGCGGTGAGGATGCCGCCCGCTTCCTGGCCGCCCTGCTGGATATGCCCCGGCGTCCGCCCACGGTTTTCGACGCCGACGCCCTGATACTGCTGGGCCGCCGCCCGGATTTGCTGGAACGGATAACAAGCCGTGACATCCTGACGCCGCATCCCGGCGAGGCCGCCGCCCTGCTGGCGTGCGACACGGCCGTTGTCCAGGCCGACAGACCGGCCGCTCTAAGCACTCTTCGCACCCGTTGCGCGGGAGTTATAGTTCTGAAGGGCGCGGGCACTCTCGTCGGCCAAGCTGACGCGCCTCTGCTGATCAGCCCCTACGATGTGCCCCAGCTGGCTATGGGCGGCTCGGGCGATGTACTGGCGGGTTGTTTAGGCGGACTGCTGGCACTCGGCGACGCCTCCGCCCGGCCCAGTCTGTGTACGGCGGGCCTGGGCGTGGCCTTGCATGCTTTGGCGGGACGGGCCTGCGCCGCCTTCTGGCCGGAACGCGGCAACAGGGCCTCTGAACTGGCCGACACCCTGCCTCGGGTGCGGGCGCGTTTCGCGCACGGCAATCCGGACAAGGCGGAGCGGGAGGTGCTGCCGTGGCCGGAATAA
- a CDS encoding holo-[acyl-carrier-protein] synthase, whose product MIVGLGIDIAEMARLAKVYDKFGRRFLEKILTPAELAALPVQALPYIAGRFAAKEAAVKALGTGFSQGIGPRQIETGRTALGEPLLRFLDQALERAQSLGVRHCRLSISHERSVAVAVVILEA is encoded by the coding sequence ATGATCGTCGGACTGGGCATCGACATTGCCGAAATGGCGCGCCTTGCCAAGGTGTACGACAAATTCGGACGCCGCTTTCTGGAAAAAATTCTTACCCCGGCGGAGCTGGCTGCCCTGCCCGTTCAGGCCCTGCCCTACATCGCCGGGCGCTTTGCGGCCAAAGAAGCGGCGGTCAAGGCTCTGGGCACGGGCTTCAGCCAGGGCATCGGCCCCCGGCAGATTGAAACGGGTCGCACTGCGCTCGGGGAACCCCTGCTCCGCTTTCTGGATCAGGCCCTTGAGCGGGCCCAAAGCCTGGGCGTCCGGCACTGTCGTCTCTCTATCAGTCATGAGCGCAGCGTGGCGGTGGCCGTCGTCATTCTGGAGGCATAA
- a CDS encoding UDP-glucose dehydrogenase family protein, which translates to MKLCIVGTGYVGLVSAACFAEMGNTVTCVDVNPAVVEKLNAGSVHIFEPGLEPMVQRSRADGRLSFTTSLEQGIADADCAFICVGTPPQPDGSCDLSYVRQVAAEIGRHMQKELVVVDKSTVPVGTADMVRGIIEKELASRGLDLRVDVVSNPEFLKEGDAISDFMKPDRVVLGTDSERAASIMRELYAPFARTREKLIVMRVRSAEMTKYAANCMLATKISFINEIATICEKVGADVRDVRTGIGSDSRIGYQFIYPGVGYGGSCFPKDVKALIQTAESAGVEPMLLNAVEAVNARQKKHMAERIQDYFAPQGGVKGKTLALWGLAFKANTDDMREAASISIVNALTAAGMKIRAFDPVAADNARRIFKDNALVEILDDQYGVCRDAQALLVVTEWNQFRNPDFDRVKSLLTAPLLFDGRNLYSPSAMAERGFAYFCIGRPTAAV; encoded by the coding sequence ATGAAATTGTGCATTGTCGGTACAGGCTATGTGGGACTGGTCAGCGCCGCCTGCTTTGCGGAAATGGGCAATACCGTGACCTGCGTGGACGTGAACCCCGCCGTGGTGGAAAAACTCAATGCCGGTTCCGTGCATATTTTTGAACCCGGCCTTGAGCCCATGGTGCAGCGCAGCCGCGCCGACGGCCGGTTGTCCTTCACCACCAGCCTTGAACAGGGCATTGCCGACGCGGACTGCGCCTTTATCTGCGTGGGCACGCCGCCGCAGCCGGACGGCTCCTGCGATCTGAGTTACGTGCGCCAGGTAGCCGCTGAAATCGGCCGTCATATGCAAAAGGAACTGGTGGTGGTGGACAAATCCACCGTGCCCGTGGGCACCGCCGACATGGTGCGCGGCATTATCGAGAAAGAACTGGCATCGCGCGGCCTGGACCTGCGGGTGGACGTGGTGTCCAATCCGGAATTCCTCAAGGAAGGCGACGCCATTTCGGACTTCATGAAACCGGACCGCGTGGTTCTGGGCACGGATTCCGAGCGGGCTGCTTCCATTATGCGCGAATTGTACGCTCCCTTTGCCCGTACCCGCGAAAAGCTCATCGTGATGCGCGTGCGCAGCGCGGAAATGACCAAATACGCCGCCAACTGCATGCTGGCGACCAAGATTTCCTTTATCAATGAAATCGCCACGATCTGCGAAAAGGTGGGAGCCGACGTGCGCGACGTGCGCACGGGCATCGGCTCTGACTCGCGCATCGGTTACCAGTTCATCTATCCGGGCGTGGGCTACGGCGGCTCCTGTTTCCCCAAGGACGTCAAAGCCCTGATCCAGACGGCGGAAAGTGCCGGGGTGGAGCCCATGCTGCTCAATGCCGTGGAAGCGGTCAACGCCCGGCAGAAAAAGCATATGGCCGAACGCATTCAGGACTATTTCGCGCCCCAGGGCGGCGTCAAGGGCAAAACCCTGGCGCTCTGGGGACTGGCTTTCAAGGCCAATACCGATGACATGCGCGAGGCGGCCTCCATCAGCATTGTGAACGCGCTGACCGCCGCGGGCATGAAGATCCGCGCTTTCGACCCTGTGGCTGCGGATAACGCGCGCCGTATTTTCAAGGATAATGCCCTGGTGGAGATTCTGGACGACCAGTACGGCGTTTGCCGGGATGCCCAGGCTCTGCTGGTGGTGACGGAGTGGAACCAGTTCCGCAATCCGGATTTTGACCGCGTCAAATCCCTGCTGACCGCGCCCCTGCTGTTTGACGGGCGCAACCTCTATTCTCCCTCGGCCATGGCCGAGCGCGGCTTTGCCTATTTTTGCATCGGCCGCCCCACGGCGGCTGTGTAG
- a CDS encoding rhomboid family intramembrane serine protease, with product MPAYSPSSLRLHVRSRWAVRRRPGSLPSFWRNITGPTGLADYTQRRDWRLVLSACSIPHVLSVFQGREYIYVPPLLEQAALREVTDFDAERGGSASALPPLPVHPYGGLTAFFLLPLILWHGLRMGWWPAPDFLPPPQTWFSVGVLDNVLVRVYGQFYRLATALTLHADLRHLWGNVAFGALFLALLARLTGVGRAVWLTMLGGILGNALTVLLRPRAVVSLGFSTALFASVGALAGLMASREAQRRKAVLPIAAGAALLAMLGTEGENTDYAAHVAGLVCGLALGLAEGWRLRRGWPALPQIPAGLLALALPVLAWWWAFGTM from the coding sequence ATGCCCGCATATTCCCCCTCCTCACTCCGTCTTCATGTCCGAAGCCGTTGGGCCGTCCGGCGCAGGCCGGGCAGTCTGCCGTCCTTCTGGCGCAACATTACCGGCCCTACCGGCCTGGCCGACTATACCCAGCGGCGCGATTGGCGACTTGTGCTCAGCGCCTGCAGCATACCGCATGTGCTGAGCGTGTTTCAGGGACGGGAATACATCTATGTGCCGCCTCTGCTGGAACAGGCGGCGCTCAGGGAAGTGACGGATTTCGATGCCGAGCGCGGGGGGTCTGCCTCTGCTCTGCCCCCTTTGCCCGTGCATCCCTATGGCGGTCTAACGGCCTTTTTCCTTTTGCCGCTGATCCTCTGGCACGGCCTGCGCATGGGCTGGTGGCCCGCACCGGATTTTCTGCCGCCGCCGCAAACCTGGTTCAGTGTCGGCGTGCTGGACAACGTGCTGGTGCGTGTTTACGGACAATTCTACCGCCTGGCCACGGCTTTGACCCTGCACGCCGACCTGCGCCATCTCTGGGGCAATGTGGCCTTCGGCGCGCTTTTTCTGGCCCTGCTGGCGCGTCTTACCGGTGTGGGCCGGGCCGTCTGGCTGACAATGCTGGGCGGCATCCTGGGCAACGCTCTGACCGTGCTCCTGCGACCCCGGGCCGTCGTGAGCCTGGGCTTTTCCACGGCCCTGTTTGCGTCGGTGGGCGCTCTGGCGGGTCTGATGGCCAGCCGCGAAGCGCAACGACGCAAGGCTGTCCTGCCCATTGCGGCGGGCGCGGCCCTGCTGGCCATGCTGGGAACGGAAGGTGAAAATACCGATTACGCGGCCCATGTGGCAGGCTTGGTCTGCGGGTTGGCTTTGGGCCTGGCTGAAGGCTGGCGTTTACGGCGCGGTTGGCCCGCACTGCCGCAGATTCCGGCTGGCCTGTTGGCCCTTGCGCTGCCCGTACTGGCCTGGTGGTGGGCTTTCGGCACCATGTAA
- the rpmB gene encoding 50S ribosomal protein L28 — translation MSKECDFCGKKPQVGNLVSHSNIKTKRRFNPNLQRVRHQFPDGSVRTLTVCTRCLRSGAVTKPAARKQG, via the coding sequence ATGAGCAAGGAATGCGATTTCTGCGGCAAAAAGCCCCAGGTCGGCAATCTCGTGAGCCATTCCAATATCAAGACCAAACGCCGCTTCAACCCCAATTTGCAGCGCGTGCGTCATCAGTTCCCGGACGGCAGCGTGCGTACCCTGACCGTTTGTACCCGTTGCCTGCGTTCGGGTGCCGTGACCAAGCCCGCGGCGCGCAAGCAGGGTTAG
- a CDS encoding EAL domain-containing protein → MRNDAALFGFIDAVTGRLDYEKSLTALLPSLVEILRAYLPLNALIVLRRDKDDLHLNPVAWSVSPDLPEEKLCRAFSGQEIFERLCGLQDQPDATAGALRACLPGSLQKVFHGMAWPLRDQNRQALGFALFSRAPGDAPWDAEQRRYMELFATLLGLFSAGQAYCSHQAFHNRIFNAAMDRVKVCIYITDPQTDRILYMNQFMKDIFQLEKPEGKICWQVLQNDKSRRCEFCPVNHLSAHLDDHSVYRWEEHNTRTGRFFENYDSLMRWSDGSLVHLQQSIDITDSKRLRREASRDDLTGLLNRRAGLERLAQAIDEARAGDASLIVALLDLNDLKNINDTFGHMVGDAAINLVAREIEAGLSGADFCFRLSGDEFVVVFHELDRHTAALSLKNVLHNLEARRAALRLEHELSFCFGCFEVRPDMQLALTAILSKADESMYEQKKQAHIKLAARRLREACPAAVEDSLSCGAAQLYDALSRSTDAYVYVSKVPSGVFRYSKAMVNDFGLPGEVVPNAAAVWGERVHPDDKAAFLESNQIIADGRSDTHCVEYRVKNRDGQWVWVRCRGYLERDENGEPTLFAGFITNLGQKNKIDHITGLHNKIKFEEDVTEAIHNRPSASLSLMLLGVDNFTHINDLHNRTFGDEVLRIIAQKLQVMLPEAASLYRLDGDVFAVVRYENSDDAQKFYNAVAESFRYQQEYDGKKYFCPLSAGYARYPDDASSHEELLQAALCALASSKRNGRNRITFFNKQLGKDQKRALDLTELLRESIECQFEGFELFYQPQVTATGGRLVGAEALARWNCKKYGAVSPAEFIPLMEHSGLIVPFGQWVFKEALRQCKEWTQWRPDFIISVNLSYLQVISSDMLPFIKTTLEKTGLNAANVVVEFTESCMIRENAVLQEIFRKIRSLGIRIAMDDFGTGYSSLSMLKTSPADTVKIDRAFVRDILNSRFDATFIRFVVALCHDLDIKVCLEGVEREEELQLVRPMQLDYIQGYFFGRPMPATVFQNRFLNGGAA, encoded by the coding sequence ATGCGCAACGATGCCGCGCTGTTCGGCTTTATTGATGCGGTAACCGGGCGATTGGATTATGAAAAATCCCTGACCGCCCTTCTGCCGTCACTGGTCGAAATTCTGCGCGCATATCTGCCCCTCAACGCCCTGATTGTTCTGCGCCGGGACAAAGACGATCTCCACCTCAACCCGGTTGCCTGGAGCGTCTCGCCCGATCTGCCGGAGGAGAAGCTCTGCCGGGCATTCAGCGGGCAGGAAATTTTTGAACGCTTGTGCGGCCTGCAAGATCAGCCGGACGCCACAGCGGGCGCATTGCGCGCCTGTCTGCCCGGTTCCCTTCAAAAAGTTTTTCATGGCATGGCATGGCCTCTGCGGGACCAGAACAGACAGGCGCTGGGCTTTGCGCTTTTCAGCCGAGCGCCTGGGGATGCGCCCTGGGATGCCGAACAGCGCCGCTATATGGAATTGTTCGCCACACTGCTGGGTCTTTTCAGCGCCGGTCAGGCCTACTGCTCTCACCAAGCCTTCCATAATCGTATTTTCAATGCCGCCATGGACCGGGTAAAGGTCTGCATTTACATTACGGATCCCCAGACGGACCGTATCCTTTACATGAACCAGTTCATGAAGGATATCTTCCAGCTTGAAAAGCCTGAGGGTAAAATCTGCTGGCAAGTTTTGCAGAACGACAAGTCACGGCGTTGCGAATTCTGCCCTGTGAACCATCTGAGCGCTCATCTTGACGATCACTCCGTATACCGCTGGGAAGAACATAATACGCGGACGGGCCGTTTCTTTGAAAACTACGACAGCCTGATGCGCTGGAGCGACGGATCGCTGGTGCATTTGCAGCAATCCATTGACATCACCGACAGCAAACGCCTGCGGCGCGAGGCCTCCCGCGACGATCTCACGGGCCTGCTGAACCGCCGGGCCGGTCTTGAAAGGCTGGCCCAGGCTATCGACGAGGCCAGGGCCGGAGACGCGTCGCTTATCGTGGCCCTTCTTGACCTCAATGACCTTAAAAATATCAACGACACCTTCGGGCACATGGTCGGCGACGCGGCCATCAACCTTGTGGCGCGGGAGATTGAAGCCGGTCTGTCCGGGGCGGATTTCTGTTTCCGCCTGAGCGGCGACGAGTTCGTGGTTGTTTTTCATGAACTGGACCGCCACACGGCGGCCCTCAGCCTTAAAAATGTGCTTCATAATCTGGAAGCGAGAAGAGCCGCGCTGCGCCTGGAACACGAATTGAGTTTCTGCTTCGGCTGTTTTGAGGTACGCCCGGACATGCAGCTGGCCCTGACGGCCATTCTCTCCAAGGCCGATGAAAGCATGTATGAGCAGAAAAAACAGGCTCATATCAAACTGGCCGCCCGGCGGCTGCGCGAAGCATGCCCCGCCGCTGTCGAGGACAGCCTGAGCTGCGGCGCCGCCCAGCTTTACGACGCCCTCTCCCGCAGCACGGACGCCTATGTCTATGTCTCCAAAGTGCCATCGGGCGTCTTCCGTTATTCCAAAGCCATGGTCAATGATTTCGGCCTGCCGGGCGAAGTTGTTCCCAATGCCGCCGCAGTCTGGGGCGAACGGGTCCATCCTGACGACAAGGCCGCCTTTCTTGAATCCAACCAGATCATCGCCGACGGCCGGTCCGACACGCACTGCGTGGAATACCGGGTGAAAAACCGCGACGGGCAATGGGTCTGGGTACGCTGCCGTGGGTATCTGGAACGGGATGAAAACGGTGAGCCGACGCTTTTTGCCGGTTTCATCACCAACCTGGGCCAGAAAAACAAAATCGACCACATTACCGGCCTGCACAACAAGATAAAATTTGAAGAAGACGTCACAGAGGCGATACACAACCGCCCGTCCGCGTCTCTGAGTCTCATGCTGCTGGGCGTGGATAACTTCACGCACATTAATGACCTGCACAACCGGACGTTCGGCGACGAGGTGTTGCGGATCATTGCCCAGAAACTCCAGGTCATGCTGCCTGAAGCCGCGTCGCTCTACCGCCTGGACGGAGATGTGTTCGCCGTCGTCCGCTACGAGAATTCGGACGACGCGCAGAAATTCTACAACGCCGTGGCTGAAAGCTTCCGCTATCAGCAGGAATATGACGGCAAGAAATACTTCTGCCCGCTTTCCGCCGGTTACGCGCGCTATCCTGACGACGCCTCAAGCCATGAAGAATTGTTGCAGGCCGCCTTATGCGCTCTTGCCAGCTCCAAACGGAACGGACGCAACCGGATCACTTTTTTCAACAAGCAACTCGGCAAGGACCAGAAGCGCGCTCTGGACCTTACGGAATTGTTGCGTGAGAGCATCGAATGCCAGTTTGAAGGCTTTGAGCTTTTCTATCAGCCGCAGGTTACGGCGACCGGCGGCCGACTGGTGGGTGCCGAGGCCTTGGCGCGCTGGAACTGCAAAAAATACGGCGCGGTCTCCCCTGCCGAATTTATTCCGCTCATGGAGCACAGCGGCCTGATCGTGCCTTTCGGCCAATGGGTTTTCAAGGAGGCTCTGCGCCAGTGCAAGGAATGGACGCAATGGCGGCCGGATTTTATCATCAGCGTCAATCTTTCCTACTTGCAGGTTATTTCCAGCGATATGCTGCCCTTCATCAAAACTACCCTGGAAAAGACCGGCCTCAACGCCGCCAATGTGGTGGTGGAATTCACCGAAAGCTGCATGATCCGGGAAAATGCGGTCTTGCAGGAGATTTTCAGAAAAATCCGCAGCCTGGGCATCCGTATCGCCATGGATGATTTCGGCACCGGCTATTCCTCGCTGAGCATGCTGAAAACTTCCCCTGCTGATACCGTTAAAATTGACCGCGCCTTTGTGCGCGATATCCTCAACAGCCGCTTTGACGCCACATTCATCCGCTTTGTCGTGGCACTCTGCCACGATCTGGACATCAAGGTCTGCCTCGAAGGCGTGGAGCGGGAAGAAGAACTGCAACTGGTGCGTCCCATGCAGTTGGACTATATCCAGGGCTACTTTTTCGGGCGGCCCATGCCCGCCACGGTTTTTCAGAACCGTTTCCTGAACGGCGGGGCGGCATAG
- a CDS encoding LysR family transcriptional regulator — translation MHALRCFAVAAEESNLHRAAQRLLISQPPLSRLIKKLEERLGLTLFVRHTKGLTLTKDGARVLEIIRPLLRLQEKTFARLADLAQPVGNIIALGLTTAFEQGVFSGMEAHLRGRYGERLRVTRETSPRLARAVRRGGLDAALVALPLEAPGLALRPLPYAEPLQAVLPESWPEARHGSPPLRALSGKSLFWFRRESNPAFFDHMRGVFAHVGFAPTYLEEPAEYDVLLARIASGEGLGLLPVSFAAIQRKGLVFAPLAEAALLRVQLGLAVLPGREELADELTRELSAMNWPHQRSRS, via the coding sequence ATGCACGCACTGCGCTGTTTTGCCGTCGCGGCCGAGGAAAGCAATCTGCACCGGGCGGCGCAACGGCTGCTGATCTCCCAGCCTCCCTTGAGCCGCTTGATCAAAAAGCTGGAAGAGCGCCTGGGGCTGACGCTCTTTGTCCGGCATACCAAGGGGCTGACCCTGACAAAGGACGGCGCGCGGGTGCTGGAGATCATCCGGCCGCTTTTGCGCCTGCAGGAAAAAACCTTCGCGCGGTTGGCGGATCTGGCGCAGCCCGTGGGAAACATTATTGCTCTGGGTCTGACCACCGCTTTTGAACAGGGAGTTTTTTCCGGCATGGAAGCGCATTTGCGCGGCCGGTACGGCGAACGGCTGCGCGTGACGCGGGAAACCTCGCCCCGTCTGGCGCGGGCCGTGCGCAGGGGCGGGCTGGACGCGGCGCTGGTGGCTCTGCCTTTGGAAGCCCCCGGCCTCGCCCTCCGGCCTTTGCCGTATGCCGAACCGCTGCAGGCGGTTCTGCCCGAAAGCTGGCCCGAAGCCCGGCATGGCAGCCCGCCTCTCAGGGCGTTGAGCGGCAAGTCTTTGTTCTGGTTCCGCCGGGAGAGCAATCCGGCCTTTTTTGATCATATGCGGGGCGTGTTCGCCCATGTGGGCTTTGCCCCCACCTATCTGGAAGAACCGGCGGAATATGATGTTCTGCTGGCGCGCATTGCTTCCGGCGAGGGCCTGGGACTGCTGCCGGTTTCCTTTGCGGCCATCCAGCGGAAAGGCCTTGTCTTTGCGCCGTTGGCAGAAGCCGCGCTGCTGCGGGTTCAGCTTGGTCTGGCCGTGCTGCCGGGCAGGGAAGAGCTTGCGGACGAACTTACTCGGGAGCTGAGCGCGATGAATTGGCCGCATCAGCGGAGCCGGAGCTGA
- a CDS encoding carboxymuconolactone decarboxylase family protein yields the protein MHSERYATGLNILRQVDGKSGEVVLESLRDIAPDFARYLIEFPFGDIYARPGLDLKSREIAVVAALTALGNASPQLKVHISAALHVGCTREEIVEVIMQMAVYAGFPAALNGLFAAREVFAVHAEA from the coding sequence ATGCATTCCGAACGTTACGCGACCGGTCTGAACATTCTGCGTCAAGTGGACGGCAAGAGCGGCGAAGTCGTGCTGGAAAGCCTGCGGGATATCGCGCCCGACTTTGCCCGCTACCTCATTGAATTTCCGTTTGGAGACATCTACGCCCGTCCCGGACTCGATCTGAAGAGCAGGGAAATCGCGGTGGTCGCCGCCCTGACCGCCTTGGGCAACGCAAGTCCACAGCTCAAGGTGCATATCTCCGCCGCGCTGCATGTGGGCTGCACGCGGGAAGAGATTGTGGAAGTCATCATGCAGATGGCCGTATACGCCGGATTCCCGGCGGCTCTGAACGGCCTGTTCGCCGCCAGGGAGGTTTTTGCGGTTCACGCTGAGGCCTGA